The segment AGGTTTCACTTATTTTATTTTTGAAAAAAGAAGTCTTGCGTTTTCCGTAGTAACTCTTGCTACTTCCTCATAAGTTTCATCTTTAACTCTTGCCACCTCTTTCGCGACATATTCAACGTAGCGCGGTTCATTTCGCTTTCCGCGGTGCGGCTCGGGCGTAAGATATGGACAATCTGTTTCCACCATAATTTTATTCAAAGGAATTTTTGCCAAAGTTTCTCCTTCATAATGAGCAAAGGTTATAACGCCAGTAAAGGAAATTAAAAATCCCAAATTTAAATATCGCCGCGCTTCTTCCCAGCTTCCCGAAAAACAATGCATCACTCCCCTCGCGTCAGAACCCGGTGGTTTGTTAAAATTTTCCAAAAGATCAATCAAATCAGTATGTGCTTCGCGGCAATGGATAATCACTGGTAACTTTTCTTCTGCCCCTAATTTTAAAAATTTAAGTAAAACTTCTTTTTGTAAATTTTTTATTTCCGCTGACGATTTAATCTGACGACCCGTTGCTACTCCACCCGCTCCTTCCGGCCGAATAGTCGTTGGCATTCTAAAATAATCCAAACCAATTTCACCCAGCGCCACGACTTTCGGATGCGCCGCTAATTTTTTATATTCTTCAATATCCACTTCTTCATCCAAAACATGAATCGGATGAAGGCCGACTGCCGCGTAAACACCTTCCTTAAATTCCTCGGCAATTTCTACTGTTTTTTTACTTGTTTCTAAATTACTGCCGACATTTATAATTTTAATATCAGCATCAAGCGCGCGTTTGGCAGTTTCCTTCCAATCATTTTCAAAAGCTTCAAAATTTAAATGCGCGTGAGTGTCAAATAACATAAGATTTTAATTGTTTAACAACTTCCGGAAGAAGCGGCATTAAAATTTTTCCCACGGTTATAAAATAATTTGCAATTTTGGAATCGGCCAAAGAATTTACAAACCAGTCTCCGAGCGGATATCTTTCCGCGACAAAAAGCGTTAAGCCCAAAACCAAAACTCCTTCAAAAAATCCAAACACTGCGCCGAGCAAACGGTTGATCGTGCTCAAAAAGGGAACAATTTTCAAAAACGAAAAAATTTTATCAATAATCCAAAAAATGAGGCCAACAAGACGATTAATTATGACAAAAAGAATTAAAAAACAAACAACTTTGGCTAAATTTTCATGGCCGCCGAAAAGAAAACCCGCCCAGCCAGCAACCGGCTCATACCACCTGGCTGCCAAAAACGCGCCGGCGATCGTGCCGACCAAAACACCAAGGGTATGGATTAAACCAAACCAAAGACCGTAAAGCACAAATCCGCCAAGAATTAGGAGAAGGATGAGATCAAGGAGAATCATAAAAATATATTATTTTTCCAATCTCGGAAAAAGCGCCGCGCCCTTTTTTATCTTTTTTCCCGGCGCAAGACCGCCCCAAACTTTCGCTTTTTCTAAACTTTTTTTCTTTTCCGTTTCTGGTTTCAATCCGAGCTGTTCAAAAATTTTATCCGAAGTCATTGGCATGAACGGCGCGATAAGCCAGGCGATGTGACGCAATGTTTCAAGTAAAGTATAAATCACCCGCGACAATTTTTCTTTATCAACTTTTGCAAGTTGCCAAGGCGCTTCAGTATTTATAAATTGATCGCAAAAAGAAATTAAATCCCAAACATCTTTCAAGGCCAAGTGCGGCGCCAATTTTTCCATGTTTATTTCATAACTCTGCCAAGTCCGTTCCGCACTACCGGAAACTTTCTCCGGAATTTTACTATCAAAATATTTTTCACACATTGCGAGCACCCGAGCAACTAAATTTCCCAATCCGTTTGCCAAATCGGCATTGTATCTCCCTTCCAGGCGAATAAAACCAAAATCCCCGTCTTCACCAAAAGAAACTTCGCGCGATAGAAAATATCTAATTTCGTCCACGCCATATTTCCCCGCGAGTTCCACTGGATCAATAACATTACCTAGCGACTTACTCATTTTCTGCCCGTCAATCGTAAAATATCCATGAACAAAAAGCTGCTTTGGCAATTTCTCCCCCATCGCCAAAAGCATAGCCGGCCAAATCGTGGAATGCACCCGCAAAATATCTTTGCTCATTAATTGCAAGTTAACGGGCCAAAATTTATCGTACACCTTTTTGTTTTTTGGCCAACCAAGACCGGTCAAATAATTTAAAAGAGCGTCAACCCAAACATAAAGAGTGTGATTTTTATCAAACGGCAATTCTATGCCCCACGGAACCTTTTCTTTTTTCCGCGAAATGGCCACGTCCTTTAGCTCCTCTTTTTCTAAAAAAGAAATCATCTCGTTTTTACGGGCTCCGGGGCTAATTTTAAATTTGTCACTTTTTATAAGACGCGATAATTCGTCTTTAAATTTAGACATCCGGAACAAATACGCTTCTTCTGCATGTATTTCCGGTTCGCACTTATGGTCCGGGCATTTCCCGTCAAACAATTCCGCCCTGGTTTTATATTGTTCACAGCCGACACAATAGAGCGCTTCGTATTTTCCCTTATAAATAAATTTCTTGTCAAAAAGTTTTTGTGTTACCGCGGCTACGGCTTTTTCATGCGCCGGATCAGTTGTTCGGATAAAATTATCGTTTGATATATTAAGTACATCCCATGCCTCGGAAAAAGCAGCGGAAATTTCATCAACAAATTCTTTTGGGTTTTTTCGCGTCTTATCGGCGATCTGCTGAATTTTCGCGCCATGCTCATCGGTGCCAGTTAGAAAATAAACATCATCGCCCCGCATCCTGTGATAACGCGCCAAAACATCGGCCGTAATCGTCGTGTACGCGTGGCCAATGTGTGGCTTGGCATTTACATAATAAATCGGAGTAGTGATGTAAAACTTTTTATTTTTTTCTGCCATATTTATTTGTTCCTAACCGCAACGACGAATTCTCCTTTTGTCGTGTCAGATTTTAATTTTTCTAAAACTTCGCCCGCAGTCCCCCGATAAATTGTTTCAAACATTTTTGTCAGTTCGCGGCAAACGACGATTTGTCTCTCCCCTGCTACGTTCTTCAATTCTTCCAAAGATTTTAAAATTCTATGAGTTGATTCGTAAAAAATAACCGTTTCTTCTGCCGTGTTAATTTTTTTAAAAAAAGCAGCGCGCCCATGTTTATGCGGTGGAAAACCGAGAAATAAAAATTTATCTGTCGGAAAACCAGAAACACTTGCCGCGGCGGCCACGGCCGTTGGTCCTGGAATCGGAATGATTTCTGCTTCATCTCCAAACGTCCGTAAAACTTCTTCAACTAATTTTCCACCAGGATCAGAAATGGCTGGTGTGCCTGCGTCCGAAACCAGAGCCAATTTTTTTCCGCTTCGCAAAAGTTCAATAATCTGGTCAACTTTTTGCATCTTGCTGTGCTGATGATAACTCAAAGTCAACGTTTTTATT is part of the Patescibacteria group bacterium genome and harbors:
- a CDS encoding TatD family hydrolase; protein product: MLFDTHAHLNFEAFENDWKETAKRALDADIKIINVGSNLETSKKTVEIAEEFKEGVYAAVGLHPIHVLDEEVDIEEYKKLAAHPKVVALGEIGLDYFRMPTTIRPEGAGGVATGRQIKSSAEIKNLQKEVLLKFLKLGAEEKLPVIIHCREAHTDLIDLLENFNKPPGSDARGVMHCFSGSWEEARRYLNLGFLISFTGVITFAHYEGETLAKIPLNKIMVETDCPYLTPEPHRGKRNEPRYVEYVAKEVARVKDETYEEVARVTTENARLLFSKIK
- a CDS encoding CvpA family protein; its protein translation is MILLDLILLLILGGFVLYGLWFGLIHTLGVLVGTIAGAFLAARWYEPVAGWAGFLFGGHENLAKVVCFLILFVIINRLVGLIFWIIDKIFSFLKIVPFLSTINRLLGAVFGFFEGVLVLGLTLFVAERYPLGDWFVNSLADSKIANYFITVGKILMPLLPEVVKQLKSYVI
- the metG gene encoding methionine--tRNA ligase, producing the protein MAEKNKKFYITTPIYYVNAKPHIGHAYTTITADVLARYHRMRGDDVYFLTGTDEHGAKIQQIADKTRKNPKEFVDEISAAFSEAWDVLNISNDNFIRTTDPAHEKAVAAVTQKLFDKKFIYKGKYEALYCVGCEQYKTRAELFDGKCPDHKCEPEIHAEEAYLFRMSKFKDELSRLIKSDKFKISPGARKNEMISFLEKEELKDVAISRKKEKVPWGIELPFDKNHTLYVWVDALLNYLTGLGWPKNKKVYDKFWPVNLQLMSKDILRVHSTIWPAMLLAMGEKLPKQLFVHGYFTIDGQKMSKSLGNVIDPVELAGKYGVDEIRYFLSREVSFGEDGDFGFIRLEGRYNADLANGLGNLVARVLAMCEKYFDSKIPEKVSGSAERTWQSYEINMEKLAPHLALKDVWDLISFCDQFINTEAPWQLAKVDKEKLSRVIYTLLETLRHIAWLIAPFMPMTSDKIFEQLGLKPETEKKKSLEKAKVWGGLAPGKKIKKGAALFPRLEK
- the rsmI gene encoding 16S rRNA (cytidine(1402)-2'-O)-methyltransferase translates to MGKLYIIATPIGNLEDITLRSLRILKEVDLVLCEDTRQTKKLLDRYEIKTLTLSYHQHSKMQKVDQIIELLRSGKKLALVSDAGTPAISDPGGKLVEEVLRTFGDEAEIIPIPGPTAVAAAASVSGFPTDKFLFLGFPPHKHGRAAFFKKINTAEETVIFYESTHRILKSLEELKNVAGERQIVVCRELTKMFETIYRGTAGEVLEKLKSDTTKGEFVVAVRNK